The Candidatus Aminicenantes bacterium sequence CATCTCGTGTTACGACGGCCGGCTGAATAAGACGCCGTCCATCGACCGCCTGGCCGCGGGGGGCGTCCGCTTCGAGCGAAGCTTCTGCACCAACTCCATCTGCGCCCCGGCCCGGGCCGTCCTGCTGACCGGAAAATACAGTCACCGCAACGGGGTCGTCGACAACGCCGTCCGCTTCGACGGATCGCAAACGACCTTTCCCAAGCTGTTGCGGCAGGCCGGCTACCGGACGGCGCTCTTCGGCAAGTGGCACCTCAAGACCGATCCGACGGGGTTCGATTTCTGGTCCATCCTGCCCGACCAGGGCGACTATTACAACCCGGATTTCATCACCAACGGCGTCCGCTCGACCCGCAGGGGGTATGTCACGGACCTGGTCACCGACGACGCCTTGGCTTGGCTTCGTGTCCGCGACAAGGCCAAGCCGTTCTGCGTCCTTCTCCATCACAAAGCGCCTCATCGCAACTGGCTCCCCGATGCCAAGCACATCGGGCTCTACGAAGGCGAGATACGCCCCGTCCCGGACACTTTCTATGATGATTACGCGACGCGCAGCGATGCCGCCCGGACACAGGAGATGCGCATCGCCGAGCACATGACGATGGGCTACGACCTGAAGCTCTCGCCCGACGACACGCCGGCCGACGATACGCCCGAAGAGGCCCGCCTGCGCAAGGAGTGGGAGGGCAATCTGGCCCGTATGACGCCGGAGGAGCGGGAGATGTTCACCCGGGCCTATGCCAAGGACAACGAGGCTTTCCGCAAGGCCGGGCTCAAGGGCCGGGAGCTGGCCGAGTGGAAATACCAGCGCTACATCCGGGATTACTTGCGCTGCATCGCCTCGGTTGACGACAATGTCGGGAAAGTCCTGGATTATCTTGAGGCCGAGGGCCTGGCCGACGATACGATCGTCATCTACACCTCGGACCAGGGATTCTATCTGGGCGAGCACGGCTGGTTCGACAAGCGGTTTATGTACGAGGAATCCCTGCGCATGCCGCTCGTCGTCAGATATCCGCGCGAGATCGCGCCGAGCGTCAATCGCCGCGACATGGTTTTAAACCTGGATTACGCCCCGACTTTTCTCGATTACGCCGGATTGGATGCGCCGGCCGAGATGCAGGGCCGCTCGATGCGGTCCGTCTGGCGGGGGAAGACGCCGCGCGACTGGCGTCAATCGATCTATTACCATTATTTCGAGTATCCCGCCGTCCACAGCGTCAAGCGCCATTTCGGTGTCCGGACGGATCGTTACAAGCTGATCCATTTCTATTATGATATCGACGCTTGGGAGATGTACGACCTGGAGAAGGATCCGCGCGAGCTTCGCAACGTCTACGCCGACCCGGATTATGCTGCGACGCGGCGGGAGATGACGGCCGAGCTCGACCGTCTGCGGACGCTCTACGGGGACACGGACGAAGCCCGGTTCCTGCCGCAATAAGGGAACGGCTCCCGGATCGATACGGACGGAAGGAAGAGCTCATGAAAAGCAAGAAAACGGCCGCGATCTCCTTTGCTCTGATCGTTGTTGTGGCCATCGTCGCCATGATCGTCGTCTTCCAGGCCCAGCAGAAGGAAACCCAGGCTGCTCCCTACCACAACTACGTCTTCATCGAGCCCGGCGACGACGAAGCCGCGGTCATCCGCAAGGCCGCCTCGGTCGTTCCCTCGCCCCGCCAGGCGGCCTGGCAAGCCCGCGAATTCATCGCTTTCACCCATTTCGGGATGGATACCTTCACCGACCGGGAATGGGGGCTGGGGACGGAGGATCCCAAGCTCTTCGCCCCGACCGCCTTCGACGCCAAGCAGTGGGTCCGGGTCGTCAAGGACGCCGGGATGAAGATGCTCATCGTAACCGCCAAGCATCACGACGGGTTTTG is a genomic window containing:
- a CDS encoding sulfatase, whose protein sequence is ISCYDGRLNKTPSIDRLAAGGVRFERSFCTNSICAPARAVLLTGKYSHRNGVVDNAVRFDGSQTTFPKLLRQAGYRTALFGKWHLKTDPTGFDFWSILPDQGDYYNPDFITNGVRSTRRGYVTDLVTDDALAWLRVRDKAKPFCVLLHHKAPHRNWLPDAKHIGLYEGEIRPVPDTFYDDYATRSDAARTQEMRIAEHMTMGYDLKLSPDDTPADDTPEEARLRKEWEGNLARMTPEEREMFTRAYAKDNEAFRKAGLKGRELAEWKYQRYIRDYLRCIASVDDNVGKVLDYLEAEGLADDTIVIYTSDQGFYLGEHGWFDKRFMYEESLRMPLVVRYPREIAPSVNRRDMVLNLDYAPTFLDYAGLDAPAEMQGRSMRSVWRGKTPRDWRQSIYYHYFEYPAVHSVKRHFGVRTDRYKLIHFYYDIDAWEMYDLEKDPRELRNVYADPDYAATRREMTAELDRLRTLYGDTDEARFLPQ